The Echeneis naucrates chromosome 10, fEcheNa1.1, whole genome shotgun sequence genome has a window encoding:
- the afap1l1a gene encoding actin filament-associated protein 1-like 1 isoform X1, whose translation MVGLSSIAVEAMEGLVSELGILLKMLDQENLSSSTQEKKTSVWKLLQQIQPSGQMSGTDYIYMNSAVYRNGTSFVESLFETFDCNLGELKDITDDKKEEKHVESDMLKQQSCAESPASHSADSPPPLPTTPPPEEYYEEAVPLSPGKMPEYIITRVRPSPPNSIEDAYEDAENNYPTTCLNSHRKNSYNDSDALSSSYESYEEDEEERSPGGQLTHQWPSDESSMPPARDCRICAFLLRKKRFGQWAKQLTVIRENRLQCYKSSKDTCPYVDLLLPQCTVVYAPKDSKRKHHELRFTLPNGDALVLAVQSKEQAHRWLRVVREVSSQSTGPEECASPVIPRKTELDKRLSAERNTSDSDSVGVSTGDNCRENGKMKRGAFAAGRKITRIISFSKKKLPRPGEPRMSFSNPRQGYLSVLVQQVWQEQWCCVCRGSLHFYHDKRDPRTSLPSLPLHSCEVVPGLGPKHPFAFRILRNSTEVAALEASSSEELGRWLGVLLAETGSATGPESLHYDYVDVETVANICDAARHSFMWATSASGTTTDSRTYDEVPNEDMQSGENRRQQSGNQGKRRSSFSSSDSERTKPLISLKRTGSNANQYGKYGKTRAEEDARRYLKEKQTMEREREGIRNALVTLRQEKRELKEELKMASEKRKSSLAKRMSYLEEACRAKEAERVDLELRLTQVKENLKKSLAGGALGAPVEAKPPVTASSRKSQNIYSETLPVNCALEMRRRPPSVYASSTGTVMQKAKEWESKKGT comes from the exons ATGGTGGGACTCTCATCCATTGCTGTTGAGG CTATGGAGGGGCTGGTGAGTGAGCTGGGGATACTGCTGAAAATGTTGGACCAGGAGAacctcagctcctccactcAGGAGAAGAAGACCTCAGTGTGGAAACTCCTGCAGCAGATACAGCCATCAGGTCAGA tgTCAGGAACAGACTACATCTACATGAACTCTGCAGTTTATAGAAACGGCACCAGCTTTGTGGAGTCCCTCTTTGAGACATTTG ACTGCAATCTTGGAGAACTGAAGGATATTACAGatgataaaaaagaagaaaagcatgTTGAATCTGACATGTTAAAACAG CAGAGCTGTGCAGAATCCCCAGCATCACATTCAGCggactcccccccccctctgcctACAACCCCTCCTCCTGAGGAGTATTATGAGGAAGCAGTACCTCTCAGTCCTGGCAAGATGCCCGAGTACATCATCACACGAG TCCGACCCAGTCCCCCCAACTCTATAGAAGATGCATACGAAGATGCTGAAAACAACTATCCAACTACCTGCTTAAATTCACATCGTAAGAACTCCT ATAATGATTCTGATGCTCTGAGCAGCTCCTATGAGTCatatgaggaggatgaagaagagaggAGCCCCGGGGGCCAACTCACCCATCAATGGCCCTCAGATGAGAGCTCGATGCCTCCTGCCAGAGACTGTCGCATCTGTGCGTTCTTGCTGCGCAAAAAACGCTTCGGCCAGTGGGCCAAACAACTCACAGTCATACGGGAGAACAGACTGCAG TGCTATAAGAGTTCTAAGGACACATGCCCCTATGTGGACCTACTGTTGCCCCAGTGCACTGTGGTCTATGCACCCAAAGACAGCAAGAGGAAGCACCATGAGCTACGGTTCACTTTACCCAATGGAGATGCACTGGTGCTGGCAGTACAAAGCAAGGAACAGGCCCACAGATGGCTTAGG GTTGTTAGAGAGGTGAGCAGTCAGAGCACAGGGCCTGAGGAATGTGCCTCTCCTGTTATTCCAAGAAAAACTGAGCTTGACAAG AGGTTATCTGCAGAGAGGAACACATCAGATTcagacagtgtgggtgtgtctaCTGGAGATAACTGCAGAGAGAACG gtAAGATGAAACGGGGGGCTTTCGCAGCAGGTCGTAAAATAACACGTATCATTAGCTTCTCCAAGAAGAAGCTGCCTCGGCCAGGAGAACCCCGAATGTCCTTCAGCAACCCCAGACAAG GCTACCTGTCAGTGCTGGTGCAGCAGGTGTGGCAGGAGcagtggtgctgtgtgtgtagaGGCTCCCTGCACTTCTACCATGATAAACGAGATCCTCGGACTTCCCtgccctcccttcctcttcacagCTGTGAGGTGGTGCCAGGGCTCGGACCCAAACACCCCTTTGCCTTCCGAATCCTACGTAACAGCACAGAGGTGGCTGCTCTAGAG GCAAGCAGCTCTGAGGAACTTGGAAGGTGGCTTGGTGTCCTCTTGGCAGAAACTGGCTCAGCAACAGGTCCAGAGTCACTGCATTATGACTATGTTGATGTAGAAACCGTCGCTAATATCTGTGACGCTGCACGGCATTCATTTAT GTGGGCCACCTCCGCCAGTGGTACCACCACAGACTCCAGAACATATGATGAGGTCCCTAATGAAGACATGCAG TCAGGGGAGAACCGCAGGCAGCAGTCTGGGAATCAAGGAAAGCGCCGCTCAAGTTTCTCAAGCAGTGACTCTGAAAGAACCAAACCATTAATTTCCCTCAAGCGAACAGGCTCAA ATGCCAACCAGTATGGAAAGTATGGGAAAACACGAGCAGAGGAGGATGCCAGGCGTtacctgaaagaaaaacagacaatggAGCGTGAGAGAGAGGGGATAAGGAATGCACTAGTAACCCTCCGACAGGAAAAAAGAGAGCTGAAAGAAGAGCTAAAGATGGCCTCTG AAAAGAGGAAGTCCTCCCTTGCCAAACGCATGTCTTATCTGGAGGAAGCCTGCCGAgcgaaggaggcagagagggttGACCTGGAGCTCCGACTGACTCAGGTCAAGGAAAACCTCAAGAAGAGTCTGGCTGGCGGGGCACTGGGTGCACCGGTTGAGGCTAAACCACCTGTTACG GCCTCCAGCAGAAAGAGCCAGAACATCTACAGTGAGACGTTGCCAGTGAATTGTGCGCTAGAAATGCGTAGGAGACCTCCATCTGTTTATGCTTCTTCTACAGGGACTGTCATGCAGAAGGCTAAG GAGTGGGAGTCAAAAAAAGGAACCTAA
- the afap1l1a gene encoding actin filament-associated protein 1-like 1 isoform X2: MVGLSSIAVEAMEGLVSELGILLKMLDQENLSSSTQEKKTSVWKLLQQIQPSVSGTDYIYMNSAVYRNGTSFVESLFETFDCNLGELKDITDDKKEEKHVESDMLKQQSCAESPASHSADSPPPLPTTPPPEEYYEEAVPLSPGKMPEYIITRVRPSPPNSIEDAYEDAENNYPTTCLNSHRKNSYNDSDALSSSYESYEEDEEERSPGGQLTHQWPSDESSMPPARDCRICAFLLRKKRFGQWAKQLTVIRENRLQCYKSSKDTCPYVDLLLPQCTVVYAPKDSKRKHHELRFTLPNGDALVLAVQSKEQAHRWLRVVREVSSQSTGPEECASPVIPRKTELDKRLSAERNTSDSDSVGVSTGDNCRENGKMKRGAFAAGRKITRIISFSKKKLPRPGEPRMSFSNPRQGYLSVLVQQVWQEQWCCVCRGSLHFYHDKRDPRTSLPSLPLHSCEVVPGLGPKHPFAFRILRNSTEVAALEASSSEELGRWLGVLLAETGSATGPESLHYDYVDVETVANICDAARHSFMWATSASGTTTDSRTYDEVPNEDMQSGENRRQQSGNQGKRRSSFSSSDSERTKPLISLKRTGSNANQYGKYGKTRAEEDARRYLKEKQTMEREREGIRNALVTLRQEKRELKEELKMASEKRKSSLAKRMSYLEEACRAKEAERVDLELRLTQVKENLKKSLAGGALGAPVEAKPPVTASSRKSQNIYSETLPVNCALEMRRRPPSVYASSTGTVMQKAKEWESKKGT; the protein is encoded by the exons ATGGTGGGACTCTCATCCATTGCTGTTGAGG CTATGGAGGGGCTGGTGAGTGAGCTGGGGATACTGCTGAAAATGTTGGACCAGGAGAacctcagctcctccactcAGGAGAAGAAGACCTCAGTGTGGAAACTCCTGCAGCAGATACAGCCATCAG tgTCAGGAACAGACTACATCTACATGAACTCTGCAGTTTATAGAAACGGCACCAGCTTTGTGGAGTCCCTCTTTGAGACATTTG ACTGCAATCTTGGAGAACTGAAGGATATTACAGatgataaaaaagaagaaaagcatgTTGAATCTGACATGTTAAAACAG CAGAGCTGTGCAGAATCCCCAGCATCACATTCAGCggactcccccccccctctgcctACAACCCCTCCTCCTGAGGAGTATTATGAGGAAGCAGTACCTCTCAGTCCTGGCAAGATGCCCGAGTACATCATCACACGAG TCCGACCCAGTCCCCCCAACTCTATAGAAGATGCATACGAAGATGCTGAAAACAACTATCCAACTACCTGCTTAAATTCACATCGTAAGAACTCCT ATAATGATTCTGATGCTCTGAGCAGCTCCTATGAGTCatatgaggaggatgaagaagagaggAGCCCCGGGGGCCAACTCACCCATCAATGGCCCTCAGATGAGAGCTCGATGCCTCCTGCCAGAGACTGTCGCATCTGTGCGTTCTTGCTGCGCAAAAAACGCTTCGGCCAGTGGGCCAAACAACTCACAGTCATACGGGAGAACAGACTGCAG TGCTATAAGAGTTCTAAGGACACATGCCCCTATGTGGACCTACTGTTGCCCCAGTGCACTGTGGTCTATGCACCCAAAGACAGCAAGAGGAAGCACCATGAGCTACGGTTCACTTTACCCAATGGAGATGCACTGGTGCTGGCAGTACAAAGCAAGGAACAGGCCCACAGATGGCTTAGG GTTGTTAGAGAGGTGAGCAGTCAGAGCACAGGGCCTGAGGAATGTGCCTCTCCTGTTATTCCAAGAAAAACTGAGCTTGACAAG AGGTTATCTGCAGAGAGGAACACATCAGATTcagacagtgtgggtgtgtctaCTGGAGATAACTGCAGAGAGAACG gtAAGATGAAACGGGGGGCTTTCGCAGCAGGTCGTAAAATAACACGTATCATTAGCTTCTCCAAGAAGAAGCTGCCTCGGCCAGGAGAACCCCGAATGTCCTTCAGCAACCCCAGACAAG GCTACCTGTCAGTGCTGGTGCAGCAGGTGTGGCAGGAGcagtggtgctgtgtgtgtagaGGCTCCCTGCACTTCTACCATGATAAACGAGATCCTCGGACTTCCCtgccctcccttcctcttcacagCTGTGAGGTGGTGCCAGGGCTCGGACCCAAACACCCCTTTGCCTTCCGAATCCTACGTAACAGCACAGAGGTGGCTGCTCTAGAG GCAAGCAGCTCTGAGGAACTTGGAAGGTGGCTTGGTGTCCTCTTGGCAGAAACTGGCTCAGCAACAGGTCCAGAGTCACTGCATTATGACTATGTTGATGTAGAAACCGTCGCTAATATCTGTGACGCTGCACGGCATTCATTTAT GTGGGCCACCTCCGCCAGTGGTACCACCACAGACTCCAGAACATATGATGAGGTCCCTAATGAAGACATGCAG TCAGGGGAGAACCGCAGGCAGCAGTCTGGGAATCAAGGAAAGCGCCGCTCAAGTTTCTCAAGCAGTGACTCTGAAAGAACCAAACCATTAATTTCCCTCAAGCGAACAGGCTCAA ATGCCAACCAGTATGGAAAGTATGGGAAAACACGAGCAGAGGAGGATGCCAGGCGTtacctgaaagaaaaacagacaatggAGCGTGAGAGAGAGGGGATAAGGAATGCACTAGTAACCCTCCGACAGGAAAAAAGAGAGCTGAAAGAAGAGCTAAAGATGGCCTCTG AAAAGAGGAAGTCCTCCCTTGCCAAACGCATGTCTTATCTGGAGGAAGCCTGCCGAgcgaaggaggcagagagggttGACCTGGAGCTCCGACTGACTCAGGTCAAGGAAAACCTCAAGAAGAGTCTGGCTGGCGGGGCACTGGGTGCACCGGTTGAGGCTAAACCACCTGTTACG GCCTCCAGCAGAAAGAGCCAGAACATCTACAGTGAGACGTTGCCAGTGAATTGTGCGCTAGAAATGCGTAGGAGACCTCCATCTGTTTATGCTTCTTCTACAGGGACTGTCATGCAGAAGGCTAAG GAGTGGGAGTCAAAAAAAGGAACCTAA
- the afap1l1a gene encoding actin filament-associated protein 1-like 1 isoform X3: MLTAMEGLVSELGILLKMLDQENLSSSTQEKKTSVWKLLQQIQPSGQMSGTDYIYMNSAVYRNGTSFVESLFETFDCNLGELKDITDDKKEEKHVESDMLKQQSCAESPASHSADSPPPLPTTPPPEEYYEEAVPLSPGKMPEYIITRVRPSPPNSIEDAYEDAENNYPTTCLNSHRKNSYNDSDALSSSYESYEEDEEERSPGGQLTHQWPSDESSMPPARDCRICAFLLRKKRFGQWAKQLTVIRENRLQCYKSSKDTCPYVDLLLPQCTVVYAPKDSKRKHHELRFTLPNGDALVLAVQSKEQAHRWLRVVREVSSQSTGPEECASPVIPRKTELDKRLSAERNTSDSDSVGVSTGDNCRENGKMKRGAFAAGRKITRIISFSKKKLPRPGEPRMSFSNPRQGYLSVLVQQVWQEQWCCVCRGSLHFYHDKRDPRTSLPSLPLHSCEVVPGLGPKHPFAFRILRNSTEVAALEASSSEELGRWLGVLLAETGSATGPESLHYDYVDVETVANICDAARHSFMWATSASGTTTDSRTYDEVPNEDMQSGENRRQQSGNQGKRRSSFSSSDSERTKPLISLKRTGSNANQYGKYGKTRAEEDARRYLKEKQTMEREREGIRNALVTLRQEKRELKEELKMASEKRKSSLAKRMSYLEEACRAKEAERVDLELRLTQVKENLKKSLAGGALGAPVEAKPPVTASSRKSQNIYSETLPVNCALEMRRRPPSVYASSTGTVMQKAKEWESKKGT; encoded by the exons CTATGGAGGGGCTGGTGAGTGAGCTGGGGATACTGCTGAAAATGTTGGACCAGGAGAacctcagctcctccactcAGGAGAAGAAGACCTCAGTGTGGAAACTCCTGCAGCAGATACAGCCATCAGGTCAGA tgTCAGGAACAGACTACATCTACATGAACTCTGCAGTTTATAGAAACGGCACCAGCTTTGTGGAGTCCCTCTTTGAGACATTTG ACTGCAATCTTGGAGAACTGAAGGATATTACAGatgataaaaaagaagaaaagcatgTTGAATCTGACATGTTAAAACAG CAGAGCTGTGCAGAATCCCCAGCATCACATTCAGCggactcccccccccctctgcctACAACCCCTCCTCCTGAGGAGTATTATGAGGAAGCAGTACCTCTCAGTCCTGGCAAGATGCCCGAGTACATCATCACACGAG TCCGACCCAGTCCCCCCAACTCTATAGAAGATGCATACGAAGATGCTGAAAACAACTATCCAACTACCTGCTTAAATTCACATCGTAAGAACTCCT ATAATGATTCTGATGCTCTGAGCAGCTCCTATGAGTCatatgaggaggatgaagaagagaggAGCCCCGGGGGCCAACTCACCCATCAATGGCCCTCAGATGAGAGCTCGATGCCTCCTGCCAGAGACTGTCGCATCTGTGCGTTCTTGCTGCGCAAAAAACGCTTCGGCCAGTGGGCCAAACAACTCACAGTCATACGGGAGAACAGACTGCAG TGCTATAAGAGTTCTAAGGACACATGCCCCTATGTGGACCTACTGTTGCCCCAGTGCACTGTGGTCTATGCACCCAAAGACAGCAAGAGGAAGCACCATGAGCTACGGTTCACTTTACCCAATGGAGATGCACTGGTGCTGGCAGTACAAAGCAAGGAACAGGCCCACAGATGGCTTAGG GTTGTTAGAGAGGTGAGCAGTCAGAGCACAGGGCCTGAGGAATGTGCCTCTCCTGTTATTCCAAGAAAAACTGAGCTTGACAAG AGGTTATCTGCAGAGAGGAACACATCAGATTcagacagtgtgggtgtgtctaCTGGAGATAACTGCAGAGAGAACG gtAAGATGAAACGGGGGGCTTTCGCAGCAGGTCGTAAAATAACACGTATCATTAGCTTCTCCAAGAAGAAGCTGCCTCGGCCAGGAGAACCCCGAATGTCCTTCAGCAACCCCAGACAAG GCTACCTGTCAGTGCTGGTGCAGCAGGTGTGGCAGGAGcagtggtgctgtgtgtgtagaGGCTCCCTGCACTTCTACCATGATAAACGAGATCCTCGGACTTCCCtgccctcccttcctcttcacagCTGTGAGGTGGTGCCAGGGCTCGGACCCAAACACCCCTTTGCCTTCCGAATCCTACGTAACAGCACAGAGGTGGCTGCTCTAGAG GCAAGCAGCTCTGAGGAACTTGGAAGGTGGCTTGGTGTCCTCTTGGCAGAAACTGGCTCAGCAACAGGTCCAGAGTCACTGCATTATGACTATGTTGATGTAGAAACCGTCGCTAATATCTGTGACGCTGCACGGCATTCATTTAT GTGGGCCACCTCCGCCAGTGGTACCACCACAGACTCCAGAACATATGATGAGGTCCCTAATGAAGACATGCAG TCAGGGGAGAACCGCAGGCAGCAGTCTGGGAATCAAGGAAAGCGCCGCTCAAGTTTCTCAAGCAGTGACTCTGAAAGAACCAAACCATTAATTTCCCTCAAGCGAACAGGCTCAA ATGCCAACCAGTATGGAAAGTATGGGAAAACACGAGCAGAGGAGGATGCCAGGCGTtacctgaaagaaaaacagacaatggAGCGTGAGAGAGAGGGGATAAGGAATGCACTAGTAACCCTCCGACAGGAAAAAAGAGAGCTGAAAGAAGAGCTAAAGATGGCCTCTG AAAAGAGGAAGTCCTCCCTTGCCAAACGCATGTCTTATCTGGAGGAAGCCTGCCGAgcgaaggaggcagagagggttGACCTGGAGCTCCGACTGACTCAGGTCAAGGAAAACCTCAAGAAGAGTCTGGCTGGCGGGGCACTGGGTGCACCGGTTGAGGCTAAACCACCTGTTACG GCCTCCAGCAGAAAGAGCCAGAACATCTACAGTGAGACGTTGCCAGTGAATTGTGCGCTAGAAATGCGTAGGAGACCTCCATCTGTTTATGCTTCTTCTACAGGGACTGTCATGCAGAAGGCTAAG GAGTGGGAGTCAAAAAAAGGAACCTAA
- the gabrp gene encoding gamma-aminobutyric acid receptor subunit pi, giving the protein MFPNHHWGDWNDSQLQPTIQKLMKGYNRYLRPNFNEGPVAIGMSLDIASIDAISEINMDYTATIFLRQRWRDSRLVFPGNESVSLDGRLVSLLWIPDTFIPDSKRSFLHDVTVENRLIRIFSNGTVLYALRITATIACNMDLTKYPMDRQVCTLQLESWGYNLQDVVFYWTRGNDSVKGLDTLRLAQYSVESYYTTVSEAVYETGQYPKLVLHFALRRNVLFFILETYVPSTLLVVLSWVSFWISQSSVPARTCIGVTTVLTMTTLMMGARTSLPNANCFIKAIDVYLGICFTFIFGALLEYACAHFYTMQHQTIEDLHRDLLREFNESNGNGSIPIVSSTQPNQSVELSTAEDVTEQSANSDTKKHAGPKEKVPGQGCSLSSVKDALHQATSVFIVENPHNIDRHARTVFPTAFLFVNILYWLYYLFL; this is encoded by the exons ATGTTCCCAAACCATCACTGGGGTGACTGGAACGACTCTCAGCTTCAGCCAACGATTCAGAAGCTGATGAAAGGATACAACCGATACCTCAGACCTAACTTCAATG AGGGTCCTGTGGCAATTGGAATGAGCCTTGATATTGCCAGCATTGATGCCATCTCTGAAATCAATATG GACTACACTGCAACGATCTTCCTCCGTCAGCGCTGGCGTGATTCCAGGCTGGTGTTCCCAGGAAATGAGAGTGTCAGCCTGGATGGACGCCTAGTGTCACTGCTCTGGATCCCTGACACCTTCATCCCAGACTCCAAGCGCTCCTTCCTGCATGATGTCACGGTGGAAAACCGCCTCATACGAATCTTCAGTAATGGGACTGTCCTCTATGCTCTtcg CATCACCGCCACCATCGCCTGCAACATGGACCTAACCAAGTACCCCATGGACAGACAGGTGTGCACTCTGCAGCTGGAGAGCT GGGGCTACAACCTGCAGGATGTGGTGTTCTACTGGACCAGAGGGAATGACTCAGTGAAGGGTCTTGACACACTGCGGCTGGCTCAGTACAGCGTGGAGAGCTACTATACCACGGTGTCAGAGGCTGTGTATGAAACAG GACAATACCCCAAACTGGTGCTGCACTTTGCGCTGCGCAGAAATGTGTTGTTCTTCATCTTGGAGACGTACGTTCCCTCCACTCTGCTGGTGGTTCTCTCCTGGGTGTCTTTCTGGATCAGCCAGTCCTCTGTGCCAGCTAGAACGTGCATTG GAGTGACTACAGTGTTGACCATGACCACACTGATGATGGGCGCCCGCACTTCTTTGCCCAATGCCAACTGCTTCATTAAGGCCATAGATGTTTACCTCGGCATCTGTTTCACCTTCATCTTTGGTGCACTGCTGGAGTACGCCTGCGCCCACTTTTACACCATGCAGCACCAGACCATAGAGGATTTACACAGA GATCTTCTGAGGGAATTCAATGAGTCCAATGGAAATGGCTCCATCCCCATTGTCAGCTCGACCCAGCCAAACCAATCTGTGGAGCTCTCCACTGCGGAGGATGTCACGGAGCAGTCAGCTAACAGCGACACTAAGAAGCACGCTGGACCAAAAGAGAAGGTGCCAGGCCAGGGGTGTAGCCTGTCCTCAGTGAAGGATGCACTGCATCAGGCAACATCTGTCTTCATTGTGGAGAATCCACATAACATTGATCGCCACGCCCGCACTGTTTTCCCCACAGCGTTCCTCTTTGTCAATATCCTGTACTGGCTTTACTATCTCTTTCTCTGA
- the foxi3b gene encoding forkhead box protein I3-B isoform X2 → MYSDCYYPPPSLPSPQRTTPTSYDLSDYTTSSPNPYLWFNGSGINTPPYIATTTPSGNPGPPFVPQHYGMQRPYLGPAGAGGPAGELSWFSLPSQEDLMKLVRPPYSYSALIAMAIHGAPDRRLTLSQIYQYVADNFPFYNKSKAGWQNSIRHNLSLNDCFKKVPRDEDDPGKGNYWTLDPNCEKMFDNGNFRRKRKRKSDSLSGGDSGSGAPESGDSERGSPKLSANSALDISPTADRIPSPSSSGATPCLSSFLSEMSGVTSGTTNEVGGEGLSRPQHINLPLDGPHRPAQPGSFSSYSPNSMGSEWVPQVPAPPVLSSSPTHSSLGYSNTILSQYNGSSGHFYPTMGSTGIIYHREGTEV, encoded by the exons ATGTACAGCGACTGCTACTACCCTCCTCCATCACTACCAAGTCCTCAGCGCACTACTCCAACGTCCTATGACCTGAGCGACTACACCACCTCCTCCCCAAACCCCTACCTCTGGTTCAATGGCTCTGGGATCAACACACCGCCATACATAGCTACCACCACCCCGTCCGGTAACCCCGGCCCGCCATTTGTTCCCCAGCACTATGGCATGCAGAGGCCTTATCTGGGTCCAGCTGGAGCTGGTGGCCCTGCAGGGGAACTAAGCTGGTTTTCTCTCCCGTCACAAGAAGACCTGATGAAGCTTGTCAGGCCTCCGTACTCCTACTCTGCTCTCATTGCTATGGCGATTCATGGCGCACCAGACAGGAGACTGACATTGAGTCAGATATACCAGTATGTTGCTGACAACTTTCCTTTCTACAACAAGAGCAAAGCGGGTTGGCAGAATTCCATCAGGCACAACCTGTCCCTCAATGACTGCTTCAAAAAAGTACCCAGAGACGAGGATGATCCAG GAAAGGGTAACTACTGGACACTTGATCCAAACTGTGAGAAGATGTTTGACAATGGAAACTTCCGGCgtaaaagaaagaggaagtcTGATTCCCTCTCCGGTGGTGACAGCGGTTCAGGGGCTCCAGAGTCAGGTGACAGTGAGAGGGGCAGCCCCAAGCTCTCTGCAAACTCTGCCCTTGACATCTCCCCCACAGCAGACAGGATCCCCTCCCCTTCATCATCAGGTGCCACACCATGTCTTAGCAGCTTCTTGTCTGAGATGTCCGGAGTGACATCTGGAACAACTAATGAGGTGGGAGGTGAGGGGCTGAGCAGGCCACAGCATATTAATCTCCCTTTAGATGGGCCCCATCGACCTGCACAACCTGGAAGCTTCAGCAGCTACTCCCCCAACTCAATGGGGTCAGAGTGGGTGCCCCAGGTGCCAGCTCCCCCTGTGCTCTCATCCTCACCCACCCACTCTTCCCTTGGGTACTCTAACACCATCCTCAGCCAGTACAATGGGTCCAGCGGACATTTCTATCCTACCATGGGCTCAACAGGGATCATCTATCACCGTGAGGGCACAGAGGTTTAA
- the foxi3b gene encoding forkhead box protein I3-B isoform X1 has product MSSFEAHSQSPPRCGPQFPSLGQEPPELSMYSDCYYPPPSLPSPQRTTPTSYDLSDYTTSSPNPYLWFNGSGINTPPYIATTTPSGNPGPPFVPQHYGMQRPYLGPAGAGGPAGELSWFSLPSQEDLMKLVRPPYSYSALIAMAIHGAPDRRLTLSQIYQYVADNFPFYNKSKAGWQNSIRHNLSLNDCFKKVPRDEDDPGKGNYWTLDPNCEKMFDNGNFRRKRKRKSDSLSGGDSGSGAPESGDSERGSPKLSANSALDISPTADRIPSPSSSGATPCLSSFLSEMSGVTSGTTNEVGGEGLSRPQHINLPLDGPHRPAQPGSFSSYSPNSMGSEWVPQVPAPPVLSSSPTHSSLGYSNTILSQYNGSSGHFYPTMGSTGIIYHREGTEV; this is encoded by the exons atgtcatcATTTGAGGCTCACAGCCAGTCTCCTCCTCGTTGTGGTCCTCAGTTCCCTAGCCTCGGCCAGGAGCCCCCTGAGCTCAGCATGTACAGCGACTGCTACTACCCTCCTCCATCACTACCAAGTCCTCAGCGCACTACTCCAACGTCCTATGACCTGAGCGACTACACCACCTCCTCCCCAAACCCCTACCTCTGGTTCAATGGCTCTGGGATCAACACACCGCCATACATAGCTACCACCACCCCGTCCGGTAACCCCGGCCCGCCATTTGTTCCCCAGCACTATGGCATGCAGAGGCCTTATCTGGGTCCAGCTGGAGCTGGTGGCCCTGCAGGGGAACTAAGCTGGTTTTCTCTCCCGTCACAAGAAGACCTGATGAAGCTTGTCAGGCCTCCGTACTCCTACTCTGCTCTCATTGCTATGGCGATTCATGGCGCACCAGACAGGAGACTGACATTGAGTCAGATATACCAGTATGTTGCTGACAACTTTCCTTTCTACAACAAGAGCAAAGCGGGTTGGCAGAATTCCATCAGGCACAACCTGTCCCTCAATGACTGCTTCAAAAAAGTACCCAGAGACGAGGATGATCCAG GAAAGGGTAACTACTGGACACTTGATCCAAACTGTGAGAAGATGTTTGACAATGGAAACTTCCGGCgtaaaagaaagaggaagtcTGATTCCCTCTCCGGTGGTGACAGCGGTTCAGGGGCTCCAGAGTCAGGTGACAGTGAGAGGGGCAGCCCCAAGCTCTCTGCAAACTCTGCCCTTGACATCTCCCCCACAGCAGACAGGATCCCCTCCCCTTCATCATCAGGTGCCACACCATGTCTTAGCAGCTTCTTGTCTGAGATGTCCGGAGTGACATCTGGAACAACTAATGAGGTGGGAGGTGAGGGGCTGAGCAGGCCACAGCATATTAATCTCCCTTTAGATGGGCCCCATCGACCTGCACAACCTGGAAGCTTCAGCAGCTACTCCCCCAACTCAATGGGGTCAGAGTGGGTGCCCCAGGTGCCAGCTCCCCCTGTGCTCTCATCCTCACCCACCCACTCTTCCCTTGGGTACTCTAACACCATCCTCAGCCAGTACAATGGGTCCAGCGGACATTTCTATCCTACCATGGGCTCAACAGGGATCATCTATCACCGTGAGGGCACAGAGGTTTAA